The Pseudomonas fluorescens nucleotide sequence GCGTTCGATCCGCAGGCGGCCGTCGGTCAGGTTCACGGCCGTGATCGGCAGCAGCGCCGGCAGGGCATTGAGCAGGGCGTCGGGGTCATTGACGTCGAGATTGCCCGAAATCTTGTAGCGTCCCAGTGAGGGATCGGCGAGCAGCACCGGGGCCGAGCGGTACAGCGCCAGCTCGTCGATCAGGCTGGCCAGTTGGCGATTGCGAAAACTCACGTGGCCGCTGCGCCAGTCGGCAATTTCCGTGGGGCTGAGGTTCTGCACGTCGAGGCTGCCGCGGGCCAGGTCGTAGATGGCACGCTGGCCGGCGCTTAACAGCAGCGGCGGGCGATTCTCGCCGGGGGTTTCCAGGGCCACCTGGCCGTGGGTGACGCTGACGACCAGCTCCTGCTGACCGCGGCGCAGGTCGAAACCGGTGCCGACCACCCGTACCCGGGCGTTGCCGGCATCGACGAACAGTGGCCGCTCCTTGTCGGCGGCCACCTCGATGTACAACTGGCCCTGGTCGAGGCGAATCAGTCGGCGCTCGTTGTCAAAACTCAGGCTCAGCCGAGTGCGGGCGTTGACGTCCAGCTGGCTGCCATCGGGCAGGGCCAGGTGTTGCGGGCGTTCGCTCTGCACCGCCAGTTGCTGCTGATGGTGGCGGCTCGGCAAGCCGAGGTTGGCCGCCAGCACGGCGCACACCAGCCCGGCGGCGATGGCCAGTGCCGGGCGCCAGCGCAGCGGTTTGCGGCTGGGCAGGGCGACCGGCTTGTTCAGGCTCTTGAGCGCGGCCAGGTCATCCCAGAGCTGTTCGAACTGGGCATAGGCACGAGCGTGCTCGGGGTTTTGCAGCCACTGGGCGAAGACCTTGCGCGATTCACGCGAGCGGTCGTTGCGGTTACGGGTAAACCAGCTGGCCGCCTGGGCATCGATGCTGCGCTTATCGATTTCAGGAGTGGGGGTCATTCTGGCTGCTCCATGCCGTTGTCACTGTCCAGGCGTTGCTTGCAATGCAGCAGGGCCGCGGCGATGTGCTTTTCCACCATGCTTACGGAAATGCCCATGCGTTCGCTGATCTGCGCCTGCGTCAAACCTTCAAAGCGGTGCAGCATAAGGGCTTCGCGGCGGCGCGGCGAGAGTTCGGCGAGGACAAGTTTCAATTGCTCCAGGCGTTGTTGCTGCTGGGCATGCTTGAGCGGGTCGCTGGCGGTGTCGGCTGGCGTCTGTTCGCCGGCCTGGGCGTCTTCGTCGAGCACGCTGTGGCGCACCTTTTGCCGGCGCCAATGATCACTGAGCAGGTTGCGCGCCATCTGGAACAGGAACGCTCGTGGTTGCTCGACCCGCGCCCGATCACGATACCCCAGCCACTGGGTGAACACGTCCTGAGTCATGTCTGCCGCATCGTTGGCATTGTCCATGCGCTTGCGCAAAAAATGCAGGATATCGGCATAGAACCCGCGACAGGTTTCGTGGGCAATGGGATCGGGTTTGGGGCGCGGCATGCAAGCTTTCCAGGACGGACCGGAGAGAAAGGTTGCGAATGGTATCGAGAATAATTGTTATTTACCATGCCTGTTTTTGTCGCCTGTCAGCGCCGCTTGCGGATTGGTACCGGCACCGGGACTTCCAGCCCGGGCGTTCCCAGCGGGTGGCTGCTGGCGTCGAAAAAGTGCAGTGACAGGTCAGGTATATCGGCAAAGCGCTGCACATAGTGCTGCTTCTGGCTGATGATCGAGGCGTCGCTCAATGGCCGGATGGCGATGGTCAGGTGCGCCGGGCGCGCCTGCTTGATCGCCTCCAGCAGATGGCGGTCGGTGCTGTCCAGGTGCTGGCCGAAAATGCACAGGCCACCCTGATGGCCCGCCAGTTCACCGAGTGCCCAACTGAGGTAGTCGGAACTGCGAATGGCCTTGAGCTTGTCGTCGCTGCTGCTTTCGTTGACGAACAGCGGCACGTCGCCCGGGGTGTTGACGGCAAAGCCATCGAGCAGCTGGCCGTCGGTGGCGCTGCGCTGGCGGGTGCTGCCGTCCTGTTGCTTGAGCAGGTGCAGGCCGCCGTGCAGGTACAGCAAACGCGTGCCCGGGCTGCGGGTGCGGCGGATATCGAAGTCGCCGTCTTCATCGAACAGCTGCTGAAAACCTTCCGGCGCCTGGCTGGCGGCCCAGTGACAGATCAGGTCGTAGTTGCTCGAGTAGACGCTCTGGTAGTTGCCCAGCTCGCGGTTGAGCAACTGCAAGGTCTGGCTCGGCAGCATGCGCCAGGGAATGTGCACGCTGCGTATGGCGTGGATCAACGCTTCCTTGATCGCGTAGTAGCGGTTCAGCGGCGCCGAAGCGCTGATCGCCAGCGCGGCGTTGATCCGTACCGTGGTGTTCAGGGCGCTGAGCACCGGCTCGAACAACTCGCTGCCCAGTGACTTGAACAGCGCCTGGTCGCTCAGGTTCAGCGGTTTGTGCCGTACCCGCTGGGCTTGTTCGAACAGCGAGAAGTAGGTAAACGGCCGCCACAGCGCCCGGCTGGCGCCATTGCCCAGCAGCAGGCCGCTGCACGGGTGACGGGCGTTCAGGTCTGGCCAGTGGTGGAGGCTGGCGTCGAGGTTGGCGTGGGGCATCGGGCATCTCTGTGGCGGGGCAGGCAATCGCCGCGACTTTAGCATGCAACCGATCTGTCATCAGCGTTGGCGACTATGCTGGATTCGCTGTGCAGAAAAGGAAGGCTGAAGATGTTCAACGCAGTTCGACGTGTATGTTGCCTGGCGCTGTTGCCGCTGGCGGGGTTTGCCGAGGCTGGGCCGGGCAGTGAGTTGGCCAGGGCGCAGGGCATTGCCTACCCGGCAGTGATCGCCCATCGCGGCGCTTCTTATGATGCGCCGGAGTCCACGGCACCTGCCTACCGGCTGGCGCGGGAGCTCGGTGCCGATTACCTGGAGCTCGACCTGCAGCGCTCCAGCGACGGCGTACTGGTTGCCGTGCATGACGACAACCTGCTGCGTACCAGTGATGTGGCCGAGCGTTTTCCCGAGCGCAAAAGCAGCCCGGTCAGCGCCTTCACCCTCGCCGAGCTGAAATCGCTGGATGTCGGCAGCTGGTTCAACAAGGCCTACCCCGAGCGCGCCCGGGCAAGCTACAAGGGCTTGAAAATCCAGACCCTCGATGAAGTCATGGACATCGCCACGGCTAATTCGCAGCTGCAACCCGGCTTGTACATCGAAACCAAGGTGCCGAGCCTGTTTCCCGGCATCGAAGCTGATCTGAACAAAGCCCTGCAGGCCCGTGGCTGGCTCGACCGGCCGGGCAGGGTGGTACTGCAGAGTTTTGACCGCAACAGCCTGGCACTGCTGCACCGGCACATGCCCCAGGTGCCCAAGGTGCTGTTGCTGTGGGTCGGCAAGGGCAGCATCGAGCCTGCCTCGCAGCAGACCTTTGCCGAGTCGGGTGAAACGGACAAGGCCGCGTTCTATGCCCGTCAGCAACCCAGGGACAAGGCCGAGTTCGAGCGCTGGCTGGAGTACGCCAAGGCCGATGGCGCTATTGGCACCGGGCCTTCGGCGGCACTGGCCGAGGGTGGCGCCCAGAGTTACGCCGACCTGGTGCAGCCGTGGATGAACCAGCTGACTCACGCCAAAGGCCTGCTGGTGCACGTGTACACCGTCGATGAACCGGTGGATTTTCGCCAGGTGCTGGACGCCGGCGTGGACGGCATCTTCAGCAACCGCAGCGGCCAGTTGCTGAGCTATCTGGGCCGGCCCAGTGCCCGCAGCGAGGCACAGATCCTGCGTGCCGAGGGTTACTGACAGGCTGGCTGGCGCTGCGCGGCTGCCGTAGACTTCGCGCCTTGCACGGACTTTCAGGACACTGCCCCGATGACCTTTTCGCTGCTGCTCGCGGTAATCGCTTCCGGTTTTATCTACGGTATTACCCCGGGGCCCGGTGTGCTGGCGGTGCTCGGCATCGGCGCCACCCGCGGGCGCCGCGCCGGTGCGGGGTTTCTCTGCGGGCACTTGCTCGGTGATGTGCTGTGGTGCAGTACCGCGCTGGTGGCGATCGTCGGTGCCCGGCAAATCGGCAGTTCGGTGTTCGACATTCTCGGCCTGATCAGCGGCCTGTACCTGTTCTGGCTGGGCATGCGTGCCTTGCGCAGCCGTCCGGGCAATGGCGAGGGGCAGCAGGGGCCAGTGCGCAAGCCGTTCTGGCATGGCGTGGTGTTTGGCCTGACCAACCCCAAGGCTTACCCGGTGGCGGTGGCGACGTTCACCGCCTTGCTGTCGAGTCGTGCCGAAGCGCTGGACTGGTCGATGTTGCCGGTACTGATCATCCTGAGTTTTGTCGGCGGCTTGCTGGCCTACGTCATCCTCATCGGTGTGGTGGGCGCCCGCCACGTGCGTACCCTGTACACCCGCTACGAACTTTGGATCACCCGCGCCTGCGGGGTGATGTTCATCGGCTTTGCCGTCAATGCCCTGGCCCACGCCTTGCCTGGCCTGTTGCCGCGTAACAGCTGAGGACTGGCAGAAGGTTGCACAGGTATGTGAGAATGATATGAATTCCTATTCATGTCCTTCTCCCACGCCGGACCTTCATGACTTCGCTCTCCACGCCCTGGACCGCTGCAGCTCCGGCCTTGCAGGCGGTCGTCCACGATCTGCTGGCCAACTACAGCGACTTGCGCCGCTACCTCTGTGGGCGCCTGCGCAACCCGGATGATGCCGCCGACATTGCCCAGTCAAGCTTTGCCCAGGCCTACGCCCACGCTTTGAATGCCCCGGTGGTCAATGCCCGGGCCTTGCTGTTCCAGGCCGCGCGCAACCTGTGCATCGATCAGTACCGGCGGCGCAGCAACGAGTTGGCAGCGCTGGAAGACTGGCTGACCCGGGCTGATGTACTGAGCCCCAGCGTTGAAGACATCATCATCGCCCGCGAGCAGTTACAGCAACTGATCGAGCGGATCGAGCGCATGCCGCGCCTGCGCCGCGAGGTGTTCGTGCGCGTGCGCCTGCACGGCCAGCCCCATCGCCAGGTGTGCGCCGAGCTTGAGCTGTCGGCCAAGGCTGTGGAGCTGCACATCGCCCGGGCAGTGTTCGATTTGTCCGAGCTGAGCCTGGCGGCGCGCCATGCCTGAACTGTCGCCGGTTTCCCCGCGCAAGGTGCAGCAGGCTCTGACCTACCTGGCCGCGCTGAGCAGTGATGACCCAGAACGGGTACAGC carries:
- a CDS encoding FecR family protein, with translation MTPTPEIDKRSIDAQAASWFTRNRNDRSRESRKVFAQWLQNPEHARAYAQFEQLWDDLAALKSLNKPVALPSRKPLRWRPALAIAAGLVCAVLAANLGLPSRHHQQQLAVQSERPQHLALPDGSQLDVNARTRLSLSFDNERRLIRLDQGQLYIEVAADKERPLFVDAGNARVRVVGTGFDLRRGQQELVVSVTHGQVALETPGENRPPLLLSAGQRAIYDLARGSLDVQNLSPTEIADWRSGHVSFRNRQLASLIDELALYRSAPVLLADPSLGRYKISGNLDVNDPDALLNALPALLPITAVNLTDGRLRIERKR
- a CDS encoding RNA polymerase sigma factor produces the protein MPRPKPDPIAHETCRGFYADILHFLRKRMDNANDAADMTQDVFTQWLGYRDRARVEQPRAFLFQMARNLLSDHWRRQKVRHSVLDEDAQAGEQTPADTASDPLKHAQQQQRLEQLKLVLAELSPRRREALMLHRFEGLTQAQISERMGISVSMVEKHIAAALLHCKQRLDSDNGMEQPE
- a CDS encoding DUF4917 family protein; translated protein: MPHANLDASLHHWPDLNARHPCSGLLLGNGASRALWRPFTYFSLFEQAQRVRHKPLNLSDQALFKSLGSELFEPVLSALNTTVRINAALAISASAPLNRYYAIKEALIHAIRSVHIPWRMLPSQTLQLLNRELGNYQSVYSSNYDLICHWAASQAPEGFQQLFDEDGDFDIRRTRSPGTRLLYLHGGLHLLKQQDGSTRQRSATDGQLLDGFAVNTPGDVPLFVNESSSDDKLKAIRSSDYLSWALGELAGHQGGLCIFGQHLDSTDRHLLEAIKQARPAHLTIAIRPLSDASIISQKQHYVQRFADIPDLSLHFFDASSHPLGTPGLEVPVPVPIRKRR
- a CDS encoding glycerophosphodiester phosphodiesterase translates to MFNAVRRVCCLALLPLAGFAEAGPGSELARAQGIAYPAVIAHRGASYDAPESTAPAYRLARELGADYLELDLQRSSDGVLVAVHDDNLLRTSDVAERFPERKSSPVSAFTLAELKSLDVGSWFNKAYPERARASYKGLKIQTLDEVMDIATANSQLQPGLYIETKVPSLFPGIEADLNKALQARGWLDRPGRVVLQSFDRNSLALLHRHMPQVPKVLLLWVGKGSIEPASQQTFAESGETDKAAFYARQQPRDKAEFERWLEYAKADGAIGTGPSAALAEGGAQSYADLVQPWMNQLTHAKGLLVHVYTVDEPVDFRQVLDAGVDGIFSNRSGQLLSYLGRPSARSEAQILRAEGY
- a CDS encoding LysE family translocator, with protein sequence MTFSLLLAVIASGFIYGITPGPGVLAVLGIGATRGRRAGAGFLCGHLLGDVLWCSTALVAIVGARQIGSSVFDILGLISGLYLFWLGMRALRSRPGNGEGQQGPVRKPFWHGVVFGLTNPKAYPVAVATFTALLSSRAEALDWSMLPVLIILSFVGGLLAYVILIGVVGARHVRTLYTRYELWITRACGVMFIGFAVNALAHALPGLLPRNS
- a CDS encoding RNA polymerase sigma factor — encoded protein: MTSLSTPWTAAAPALQAVVHDLLANYSDLRRYLCGRLRNPDDAADIAQSSFAQAYAHALNAPVVNARALLFQAARNLCIDQYRRRSNELAALEDWLTRADVLSPSVEDIIIAREQLQQLIERIERMPRLRREVFVRVRLHGQPHRQVCAELELSAKAVELHIARAVFDLSELSLAARHA